The genomic stretch atccaacctcttcctacaaggtttggtaggctagtgtgattaccacgttggcatcttattgctgctctcgtcagtgtgcgagccagcagccggtctgtggtgtatgtctcgggtgcggtggatgattatgtcacgtagccggcacgtagtgtatcatcccgtatacagtgcttggcatgatcgatcgtcatcattgcgtgtagcaatcgatagcaatcgatagcaatcgagaacaaaagacatctttcgtcagtaatagaaaacaaaagacatctttcgtcagtaatagaaaacaaaagacatctttcagtaatagaaaacaaaagacatctttcgtcagtaatagagaATGAAGGACACCTTTTGTTACTGATAAACAACAAAAGACATTGTTCAGCTGCTGGATAGATCGGCTGAGTATAAATGCGAGCTCATGGCAAGAACCGTTTCAGTACAATTTTTATACTTGTGATACGATTAcgttttttgcttttgcttttgaTTCGATTGGATATACAAACTGTTCGATATGAGTAACGCGGCAGTGAAACGTGGTGAACGGGAGCAGGCGATCAAGTTGGCGATTATTGCCATTAAGTTTGGCAAGTCGTTACGGGCAGCTGCTGGAGAGTATGGTATACCCCGTACCACCTTGCTTCGCCACAAGCGGTTAAACACTGGCCTGATGGTGCAAGCGGACCCGCTACATCCTACGATATCGATGGaggatgtgcaaatttgtaagCGCGGAAGACCACCGTTGTTCCCCAAGGAACCAGAACGGGCATTCGAAAAGTATTGCTTGCTATGCTCGGACAAGTTCTTCGGTCTAACATCCAGAGACATTCGTGTGCTTGCACCACAATTCGCGAACCAGCTGGGGATTCCGGTTCCCGACAATTGGATCGCGAACGCAAAGGCAGGCCCTGTTTGGTTTCGGAACTTTCTGCGCCGAAGGCCGAACCTGTCGATGCGTTCACCCGAGGCGACCAGCATAGCCAGAGTCTCTGCTTTTAATCCCACAAATGTGGGCAAGTTTTTCGATCTTCTACGCACAGTAGCCGAGAATATAACGTTCGAACCAAATTCCATCTGGAATCTGGACGAGACTGGAGTGACAACAGTTCAGAAACCTCAACGAGTTGCTAGTCGCCGTGGAGTCAAACGTGTTGGTCGAGTAACTTCGGCCGATCGGGGCCCGTTGGTTACGATGGTACTTGCGGTTTCCGCCACTGGCAATAAAATGccaccatttttcgtttttcctcgAAAACGTTTCCATCCACACTTTCTGGATGGTGGTCCAACGGGATGCGCTGGAGCGGTGAGTAATACAGGGTGGATGAATGCAGATATTTATCTGGATGTTCTCCGACACTTTAAAGCATTTACGCGAGTGTCCAAAGAAAACCCGCTTTTGTTGATTGTGGACAACCACGGTTCACACAGAAGTCTACCTGCAATCGAGTTTTGCAGGGATAATGGCATTCACCTACTTACAATACCACCCCATTGCTCTCACCGCTTACAACCCTTGGACGTGAGTGTGTTTTCGCCGTTCAAACACGCAATGAATGTGCTGTGCGACGAATGGACATACAGGCATCCCGGAAAGCCGATGTCTATTTTTGACCTTCCGGCTATCATCGACAGCGCTCTCGAACGGAGTGCCACGGAGCGAAACATCAAGGCCGGGTTCCGGGCATCAGGTATTTGGCCCTTCAACCCGGATGTATTCACTGCATTGGATTATGCTCCATCATCAGTGACAGGACCTTCCTTGGTTGACGAAATAATACCAGGATCACTGCTGGACACTCTTTGCAGAATCAGACCAATCCCGCGGGCACCACCGCGTGCTACAGGCAGACGAGGACGAAAACCTGGACGAGCTGCTATACTGACGGACCCCGCTGAAATCGCTCTGAtggtatgtttttatttctcacgAAGCTCTGTTTGACACTAAATGATTCATTCTCTTCAAAGGAACAAAACATACAAGCGAAGGGAGTAGCCCGACCCACTCAACGGCGAGTAGGCCGACCACGTAAAGCAACTGTGCAGTTTCATAGCCTCGTTAGTGCACCACCAAGACCAACGATAGTGGTGATAAAGAGACCACCTGGAAGACCCCGCAAATCACAGGCTGCAGCggataagaggcccgttggccgaccccGCAAGCCTCCAGTCGTTATACTAAAAAGGCCTGTTGGCCGACCTCCAAAGTCACTAgccattgctaagaggcccgttggccgaccaccaaagtatccaaccattgctaagaggcccgttggccgaccaccaaagtatccaaccattgctaagaggcccgttgggcGACCTGCTCAAAGTAaaggcactgccaagaggcccgttggccgcccACGCAAGATTAAGAGGCCTGTTGGTAGGCCACCGAAACAACCAGCAACCAAAATAAGACATGaatctgaataaataaaattaatctcatgtcaaattattttagtttttcttaatcagaacaggtccgcattagatcactttcccctattattattattattattattattattattattattattattattattattattattattattattattattattattattattattattattattatttttgttattattattattattattattattattattattattattattattattcttattattattattattattattattgttatttttattattattattattattattatttttattattattgttattattattattattattattattattattattattattattattattattattattattattattattattattattattattattataattataattattataattattattattattattattattattattattattattattattattattattattattattattattatgatcattattattattattatttttattattattattattattattattatgattattattattattattattattattattattattattattattattattattattattattattattattattattattattattattattattattattattattattattattattattattattattattattattattattattattattattattattattattattattattattattattattattattattattattattattattattattattattattattattattattattattattattattattattattattattattattattattattattattattattattattattattattattattattattattattattattattattattattattattattattattattattattattattattattattattattattattattattattattattattattattattattattattattattattattattattattattattattattattattattattattattattattattattattattattattattattattattattattattattattattattattattattattattattattattattattattattattattattattattattattattattattattattattattattattattattattattattattattattattattattattattattattattattattattattattattattattattattattattattattattattattattattattattattattattattattattattattattattattattattattattattattattattattattattattattattattattattattattattattattattattattattattattattattattattattattattattattattattattattattattattattattattattattattattattattattattattattattattattattattattattattattattattattattattattattattattattattattattattattattattattattattattattattattattattattattattattattattattattattattattattattattattattattattattattattattattattattattattattattattattattattattattattattattattattattattattattattattattattattattattattattattattattattattattattattattattattattgttattattattattactattattattattattattattactattattattattattattattaggggaaagtgatctaatgcggacctgttctgattaagaaaaactaaaataatttgacatgagattaattttatttattatattaatTATATTTATTCAGTGCCACGGAGCGAAACATCAAGGCCGGGTTCCGGGCATCAGGTATTTGGCCCTTCAACCCGGATGTATTCACTGCATTGGATTATGCTCCATCATCAGTGACAGGACCTTCCTTGGTTGACGAAATAATACCAGGATCACTGCTGGACACTCTTTGCAGAATCAGACCAATCCCGCGGGCACCACCGCGTGCTACAGGCAGACGAGGACGAAAACCTGGACGAGCTGCTATACTGACGGACCCCGCTGAAATCGCTCTGAtggtatgtttttatttctcacgAAGCTCTGTTTGACACTAAATGATTCATTCTCTTCAAAGGAACAAAACATACAAGCGAAGGGAGTAGCCCGACCCACTCAACGGCGAGTAGGCCGACCACGTAAAGCAACTGTGCAGTTTCATAGCCTCGTTAGTGCACCACCAAGACCAACGATAGTGGTGATAAAGAGACCACCTGGAAGACCCCGCAAATCACAGGCTGCAGCggataagaggcccgttggccgaccccGCAAGCCTCCAGTCGTTATACTAAAAAGGCCTGTTGGCCGACCTCCAAAGTCACTAgccattgctaagaggcccgttggccgaccaccaaagtatccaaccattgctaagaggcccgttggccgaccaccaaagtatccaaccattgctaagaggcccgttggg from Wyeomyia smithii strain HCP4-BCI-WySm-NY-G18 chromosome 3, ASM2978416v1, whole genome shotgun sequence encodes the following:
- the LOC129728605 gene encoding uncharacterized protein LOC129728605, whose amino-acid sequence is MSNAAVKRGEREQAIKLAIIAIKFGKSLRAAAGEYGIPRTTLLRHKRLNTGLMVQADPLHPTISMEDVQICKRGRPPLFPKEPERAFEKYCLLCSDKFFGLTSRDIRVLAPQFANQLGIPVPDNWIANAKAGPVWFRNFLRRRPNLSMRSPEATSIARVSAFNPTNVGKFFDLLRTVAENITFEPNSIWNLDETGVTTVQKPQRVASRRGVKRVGRVTSADRGPLVTMVLAVSATGNKMPPFFVFPRKRFHPHFLDGGPTGCAGAVSNTGWMNADIYLDVLRHFKAFTRVSKENPLLLIVDNHGSHRSLPAIEFCRDNGIHLLTIPPHCSHRLQPLDVSVFSPFKHAMNVLCDEWTYRHPGKPMSIFDLPAIIDSALERSATERNIKAGFRASGIWPFNPDVFTALDYAPSSVTGPSLVDEIIPGSLLDTLCRIRPIPRAPPRATGRRGRKPGRAAILTDPAEIALMEQNIQAKGVARPTQRRVGRPRKATVQFHSLVSAPPRPTIVVIKRPPGRPRKSQAAADKRPVGRPRKPPVVILKRPVGRPPKSLAIAKRPVGRPPKYPTIAKRPVGRPPKYPTIAKRPVGRPAQSKGTAKRPVGRPRKIKRPVGRPPKQPATKIRHESE
- the LOC129731787 gene encoding uncharacterized protein LOC129731787, with amino-acid sequence MEQNIQAKGVARPTQRRVGRPRKATVQFHSLVSAPPRPTIVVIKRPPGRPRKSQAAADKRPVGRPRKPPVVILKRPVGRPPKSLAIAKRPVGRPPKYPTIAKRPVGRPPKYPTIAKRPVGRPAQSKGTAKRPVGRPRKIKRPVGRPPKQPATKIRHESE